In Pseudodesulfovibrio sp. S3, one DNA window encodes the following:
- a CDS encoding Hpt domain-containing protein: MIQRGDPVLEIFLEETAERLDSIESGLLRLESCGTDCGDETINSIFRDAHSVKAGSNLLKLKNIEELSHKLENVLEMIRKDQLTPSELIITACLESVDKLRELVENVEKSDVISIRLHQHMLEVAIQKTLAME; encoded by the coding sequence TTGATACAGCGCGGAGATCCTGTTCTTGAAATCTTTTTGGAAGAAACCGCCGAACGGCTCGACTCCATCGAGTCGGGCCTTCTGCGTTTGGAATCATGCGGGACAGACTGCGGAGATGAAACCATCAATTCCATTTTCAGGGACGCCCATTCAGTCAAAGCCGGCTCCAACCTGCTCAAGCTGAAGAATATCGAAGAACTCTCCCACAAGTTGGAGAACGTTCTCGAAATGATCCGCAAGGATCAGCTTACCCCTTCGGAATTGATCATCACAGCCTGCCTCGAATCCGTGGACAAGCTACGTGAACTTGTTGAAAATGTGGAAAAAAGTGATGTCATTTCCATCCGACTGCACCAACACATGTTGGAAGTAGCGATCCAGAAGACCCTGGCAATGGAATAG
- a CDS encoding chemotaxis protein yields MNKSAIDTGILLETGTNELELLEFYINEIRKEGEDPVPNYFGINVAKVMQVIETPNLDPPESAPHPSFMGTIPLRDIILPVLDLSVWLELNMPKTERDIVIVTEFSKSVTGFLVSGVTEIHRVGWGQVIPPSSILSTNTDAIVGLIDRGDYFVQLLDLETILTQFEPDDGVEMAVSANRYTVLVADDSATIRAMVKANLTETNFNPIITNNGDEALRTLMKLKNQAEADGKNITEYVDLVISDIEMPLMDGFSLTKNIKEDPILQKLPVILYSSIITKELRHKGDSVGANRQISKPDLHTIPQIAIELIEGGAG; encoded by the coding sequence ATGAACAAGAGTGCAATCGACACCGGCATCCTGTTGGAAACAGGCACCAACGAGTTGGAATTACTCGAATTCTATATCAATGAAATCCGCAAGGAAGGCGAAGATCCGGTCCCCAATTACTTCGGCATCAACGTGGCCAAAGTCATGCAGGTTATCGAAACGCCCAACCTCGACCCACCGGAATCGGCACCACATCCGTCATTCATGGGTACCATCCCCCTGCGTGACATCATCCTTCCGGTCCTTGACCTGTCGGTCTGGCTTGAACTGAACATGCCAAAAACCGAAAGAGACATCGTCATCGTCACGGAATTCAGCAAATCCGTCACGGGATTCCTTGTCTCCGGGGTCACGGAAATTCACCGTGTGGGATGGGGGCAGGTCATTCCGCCCTCAAGTATCCTCTCCACAAACACCGACGCCATTGTCGGCCTCATCGACAGAGGCGACTATTTCGTCCAACTTCTGGACCTGGAAACCATCCTCACCCAGTTCGAACCAGACGACGGTGTGGAAATGGCCGTGTCAGCCAATAGATACACCGTGCTCGTGGCCGACGACTCAGCAACCATCCGGGCCATGGTCAAGGCAAACCTCACCGAAACCAACTTCAATCCGATCATCACCAACAACGGGGATGAAGCGTTGCGAACCCTCATGAAGCTCAAGAATCAAGCCGAGGCTGACGGGAAAAACATCACAGAATATGTTGATCTGGTCATCTCCGACATTGAAATGCCGCTCATGGACGGTTTCAGCCTGACCAAAAATATTAAAGAAGATCCCATCTTGCAAAAGCTACCCGTTATCCTGTATTCATCCATCATCACGAAGGAATTGCGGCACAAGGGTGACTCCGTCGGCGCGAACAGACAGATTTCCAAGCCCGACCTGCACACCATTCCGCAAATTGCAATAGAACTCATTGAAGGTGGTGCGGGTTGA